The Episyrphus balteatus chromosome 4, idEpiBalt1.1, whole genome shotgun sequence genome includes a window with the following:
- the LOC129918667 gene encoding uncharacterized protein LOC129918667, which produces MSHKNLAPLELAKSALALLQEGSDSEDEILALSLVTSAVALHLLKQPKYGTKIRRIAVQDELDDDFNSYSKSPSPDRSMTVRRLPNIRPEMRRQIVMNSPPAPIEEKIEDSGDADDEDFKIELHSTPMNGEQFNDTETNGDVKDGIQDSDKKRRKQWSQFEDERRRVLLGLKPTDSLDLFCAEPKITDYMSLFLDFLKLDINTFNLLLSLIKKDIDHQTTCMRMTVASEQRLAIILRYLAAGETYITMERNIKVSRSFLCVNLPQLSKALWTNLQEKYLKLPSCEAEWANKAEEFDNQWHFPLCLGVLTRRHFKFKSPRTANLLALVDANSKFLHVAIEKEEESVYLAQDTAPPPQSIGNNRVLPYVFISENGFDLDDHILTPFVYTDTIARRDFNNRLKAAAQVADHAFRLLVKRFKILSSQLSISQPNLEDVIKACCILHNFLIEHNSDLYAAQPDEEYTEAGPEVIALGGVTHYNENAEAMREEFADYFANEGNVPTFDVRMLDDDIGASSSNVVVDVMSL; this is translated from the exons ATGTCGCATAAAAACTTAGCACCACTAGAGTTGGCCAAGTCTGCTCTCGCTCTTTTGCAAGAGGGTTCGGATAGTGAAGATGAAATATTAGCTCTAAGTTTGGTCACATCTGCAGTTGCTCTGCATTTGCTTAAACAACCAAAGTATGGAACAAAAATACGCCGCATTGCCGTTCAAGATGAGCTCGATGATGACTTCAATAGCTATTCTAAAAGTCCATCGCCGGATAGATCAATGACTGTACGACGACTTCCAAACATTCGTCCGGAAATGCGCCGTCAGATTGTTATGAATTCACCGCCTGCTCCTATTGAAGAAAAGATTGAAGATAGCGGTGATGCAGATGACGAAGACTTTAAGATCGAACTTCATTCGACGCCAATGAATGGGGAGCAGTTTAATGACACGGAAACGAACGGCGATGTCAAAGACGGAATACAAGACTCTGACAAAAAACGTCGAAAACAATGGTCCCAGTTCGAAGACGAACGAAGACGAGTACTCCTCGGTCTGAAACCCACCGATTCACTTGACCTATTCTGTGCCGAACCCAAAATTACTGACTACATGAGTCTATTCTTGGACTTTCTCAAATTGGACATAAACACCTTCAACTTACTCTTATCACTTATCAAAAAAGATATCGATCATCAAACAACCTGCATGCGAATGACTGTTGCATCTGAACAACGTTTGGCAATAATTTTGAGGTACCTGGCCGCCGGAGAAACTTATATTACCATGGAAAGGAATATCAAAGTATCAAGATCTTTTCTCTGCGTCAACCTGCCACAGTTATCAAAAGCACTTTGGACAAATTTACAGGAGAAATATTTAAAG tTGCCATCATGTGAAGCTGAATGGGCAAATAAAGCGGAAGAATTCGACAACCAATGGCATTTTCCCCTATGTCTAGGAGTCTTGACACGACGGCACTTCAAATTCAAGTCGCCGCGGACAGCGAACTTGCTTGCCTTGGTCGATGCAAACAGCAAATTTTTACATGTTGCTAtagaaaaggaagaagaaagTGTCTATTTGGCCCAAGATACAGCCCCTCCACCACAAAGTATCGGTAACAACAGAGTGCTACCGTATGTCTTCATTTCGGAAAACGGCTTTGACTTAGATGACCATATTCTGACCCCTTTTGTTTACACCGATACAATTGCTCGGCGGGATTTTAACAACCGCTTGAAAGCTGCCGCTCAAGTTGCTGATCACGCGTTTCGATTACTCGTGAAACGCTTTAAGATTCTTTCGTCGCAATTGAGCATATCTCAGCCCAACTTAGAAGACGTTATCAAGGCCTGTTGCATCTTGCACAACTTTCTAATCGAGCATAATTCGGATTTGTATGCAGCACAACCTGACGAGGAGTACACAGAAGCTGGACCTGAAGTTATAGCTTTAGGTGGAGTTACGCATTACAATGAAAACGCCGAGGCCATGAGAGAGGAGTTTGCAGATTACTTTGCAAATGAGGGAAATGTACCTACCTTTGATGTCAGGATGTTGGATGACGACATTGGAGCATCTTCGTCTAACGTCGTCGTAGATGTCATGTCACTCTGA